One Sodalinema gerasimenkoae IPPAS B-353 DNA segment encodes these proteins:
- a CDS encoding VOC family protein, whose product MQLKRLGHVAICVQDIAKAAAFYENLGMTLVWKDTDWAYLKAGQDGLALLSPNYDQAGPHFGFIFGDRREMESAYSQLKADGVHVSEVHEHRDGTASFYGRDLDGNWFEYLYEPATEAQ is encoded by the coding sequence ATGCAGCTCAAACGACTGGGCCATGTGGCCATTTGCGTGCAGGATATCGCCAAGGCAGCCGCCTTCTATGAAAATTTGGGGATGACACTGGTATGGAAGGATACAGACTGGGCCTATCTCAAGGCGGGACAGGACGGTTTGGCCCTACTGAGTCCCAATTATGACCAGGCAGGCCCCCATTTTGGCTTTATCTTTGGCGATCGCCGCGAAATGGAGTCGGCCTATAGCCAGTTAAAGGCTGATGGGGTTCACGTCAGCGAGGTTCACGAACACCGCGACGGAACGGCCTCGTTTTATGGTCGTGATCTCGATGGGAACTGGTTTGAGTATCTCTATGAACCTGCCACTGAGGCTCAATAA
- a CDS encoding OB-fold-containig protein, whose product MFDLANLPYWIFLAAGIVLFVVSISIGGEDELDGDGFDIPILGWLGIGQVPLMLLLAADLSLWGLFGWVTTVALGVPGSPLDLAVFVITGGVSVFLGGAIARPLGRLFFASFSEDSSSDRLVGCLGTVNSSQLPRQGDRKVGQVDVVDPAKNLVTVNGVIPDDAEIVPQRGDTVLIVEHCPDYYLAIAHNSIDCDRWLGSTNRS is encoded by the coding sequence ATGTTTGATCTCGCCAATCTTCCCTATTGGATCTTTCTAGCCGCCGGGATTGTCCTGTTCGTCGTCTCCATCTCCATCGGTGGGGAAGATGAACTCGACGGCGATGGCTTTGATATCCCCATTTTAGGCTGGTTGGGCATTGGCCAGGTGCCTCTGATGCTGCTATTGGCGGCGGACTTAAGTCTCTGGGGCCTGTTTGGCTGGGTGACAACGGTGGCCCTGGGGGTTCCAGGAAGTCCCCTGGATTTAGCCGTATTTGTCATCACAGGAGGCGTGAGTGTCTTCCTAGGGGGGGCGATCGCCCGGCCTCTGGGCCGCCTATTTTTCGCCAGTTTTAGTGAAGACTCCAGCAGCGATCGCCTCGTGGGATGCCTCGGAACCGTCAATTCCTCTCAACTTCCCCGCCAAGGCGATCGCAAAGTCGGCCAAGTGGATGTGGTTGATCCCGCCAAAAACCTCGTCACTGTCAACGGCGTCATTCCCGACGACGCAGAAATCGTCCCCCAGCGGGGAGATACGGTTTTGATTGTCGAACATTGTCCCGATTACTATCTGGCGATCGCCCATAACTCCATCGACTGCGATCGCTGGCTGGGTTCTACAAATCGCTCTTAA
- a CDS encoding SPFH domain-containing protein, translated as MLYWLTFLQHLSTPTATTPTVEVNPPQSLTPLKSAAVSPPEPEPSTASHPNPSETPPVVIADFVSENEYHEIRQEVREEAELPVIYSQTGSIILGGTAAGIVGIIVLILLGFWAYTRVYQITPNNEAFVRTGGFLAKKNSVILYGGCIVLPGFHELTRVPMREITINVERTGNLAVRTQDYLRANMRVTFYVCVNHDEQDVKTAAARLSRDGNISPADIKEALETRADDAIRAAAKRKTLAEIDSDKLGFADEVLNLIQQDLKKVGLTLNNIAISEVEESDTYDTNNFFDAQGVRLRTETIQKSIKQKEEVELQTEQERRQFQLRTQVSIKQQELAARKEGLEIERDEEESQLQQQQEVESMRAQRAREIQESKDREAANQERSKILQRQAVEEEEIAKSQAVQEKQILSAIAIEEQQKKLKVAQALQKQEAEMAEINRQKTIDANRLKAQVEISEAEQLSELAKQETAIAIAKKTQERLEAEALRAQAESAVETAIELERAQRKQRLSALAAEEAAEKQRIADNNVIEIDVFRRRRQAESAREAAELEAESIRTLANAERDRALAEAEGIEAKIKAENALSDANRNADLIREIAPELLTRLPEITKALAPQPGVLGDAKIYAFPNGNNGNNGNGNLSQDISKLMLSTSGLGLIESLTQEGKLEGLMTTLAQLLKSDGNEGSNSGGTKAANPPQAKASKPPSPPQGGAAGSRSSAISQTPPAHKTHRDGPQA; from the coding sequence ATGCTGTATTGGTTAACATTTCTCCAACACCTCTCCACCCCCACGGCTACCACTCCCACCGTCGAGGTGAACCCGCCTCAATCCCTCACTCCTCTCAAATCCGCCGCCGTTTCCCCCCCCGAACCCGAACCCTCCACAGCAAGCCACCCCAATCCCTCGGAAACCCCGCCGGTGGTTATCGCCGATTTCGTAAGTGAGAATGAGTATCACGAAATTCGCCAAGAGGTTCGGGAAGAGGCAGAACTCCCCGTCATTTATAGTCAAACCGGTTCCATTATTCTCGGAGGAACCGCCGCCGGCATCGTCGGGATTATCGTTCTCATTTTGTTAGGCTTTTGGGCCTACACCCGCGTCTATCAAATTACCCCCAACAACGAAGCCTTCGTGCGAACTGGGGGCTTCCTAGCTAAGAAAAACTCCGTCATTCTCTATGGTGGCTGTATCGTCCTCCCCGGCTTCCATGAACTGACGCGGGTTCCCATGCGGGAGATTACCATCAACGTCGAACGCACCGGGAACCTCGCCGTTCGCACCCAGGACTATTTACGGGCCAATATGCGGGTGACGTTCTATGTCTGCGTCAACCACGATGAACAGGATGTGAAAACCGCCGCCGCTCGTCTGTCTCGGGATGGAAATATCTCTCCGGCAGACATTAAAGAAGCCCTGGAAACTCGGGCAGATGATGCCATTCGGGCGGCAGCAAAACGCAAAACCCTAGCGGAAATTGACTCAGATAAATTGGGGTTTGCTGATGAAGTTTTAAATCTAATTCAGCAAGACTTGAAAAAAGTTGGGTTAACCCTCAACAATATCGCTATCTCCGAAGTCGAAGAAAGCGACACCTACGACACCAACAATTTCTTTGATGCCCAAGGGGTACGCCTGCGAACCGAGACCATCCAGAAGTCCATCAAGCAGAAAGAGGAAGTTGAGCTGCAAACCGAGCAGGAACGCCGTCAATTTCAACTGCGAACTCAAGTCAGCATTAAGCAGCAAGAATTAGCGGCTCGGAAAGAAGGATTAGAAATTGAACGGGACGAGGAAGAATCGCAACTCCAGCAACAGCAAGAAGTGGAGTCAATGCGGGCGCAACGGGCGCGGGAAATCCAAGAATCGAAAGACCGAGAAGCGGCTAATCAGGAACGCAGTAAAATTCTTCAGCGCCAAGCCGTAGAAGAAGAAGAGATTGCAAAATCCCAAGCGGTTCAAGAAAAACAAATCCTCTCGGCGATCGCCATCGAAGAACAACAGAAAAAACTCAAAGTGGCCCAAGCTCTGCAAAAACAAGAAGCAGAGATGGCCGAGATTAACCGGCAGAAAACCATCGATGCTAACCGCCTGAAAGCCCAGGTAGAAATCTCTGAAGCCGAGCAACTGTCAGAGTTAGCCAAACAAGAGACGGCGATCGCCATTGCCAAGAAAACCCAAGAACGCCTCGAAGCCGAAGCCCTACGCGCTCAAGCCGAGTCTGCTGTAGAAACGGCCATCGAACTCGAACGGGCGCAACGGAAACAACGCCTCTCCGCCTTAGCCGCTGAAGAAGCCGCCGAGAAACAACGCATCGCCGACAACAACGTCATTGAAATCGATGTCTTCCGTCGCCGTCGCCAAGCCGAAAGTGCCCGAGAAGCCGCCGAGTTAGAAGCTGAGTCCATTCGCACCCTGGCTAATGCTGAACGCGATCGCGCCCTCGCCGAAGCCGAAGGTATCGAAGCCAAAATCAAAGCCGAGAACGCCCTCAGCGATGCCAACCGTAACGCCGATCTCATCCGAGAGATTGCCCCAGAACTCCTGACGCGCCTGCCCGAGATTACCAAAGCCCTGGCCCCACAGCCGGGAGTTTTAGGGGATGCCAAAATCTATGCCTTCCCCAATGGCAATAACGGTAATAACGGCAACGGCAATCTCTCCCAGGATATTAGTAAGCTTATGCTCTCCACCAGCGGTTTAGGGTTAATCGAAAGCCTCACTCAAGAGGGGAAACTTGAAGGACTCATGACCACCCTGGCGCAACTGCTCAAAAGCGATGGCAACGAGGGGTCTAATTCGGGAGGAACCAAAGCCGCAAACCCCCCTCAAGCTAAAGCCTCCAAGCCTCCGAGTCCTCCCCAAGGTGGCGCTGCGGGTAGTCGTAGTTCCGCTATCAGCCAGACTCCCCCAGCCCACAAAACTCACCGAGATGGTCCCCAAGCCTGA
- a CDS encoding glycosyltransferase family 9 protein encodes MKEILTLVPGGIGDQLLFFPTLEQLKHHYPDSQLSVVVEPRAKGAYRANKYFHDGSLNLIPFDFKDRNGPADWGNLMGVVRDREYDAVLSLGRRWTVGLLLWLTGIPQRVGYGEPDSLFLTHPIPLKPEQYAAEMYHDLVRGLGIQSPCPPMEVTLLKEDVEWSEQQQQQLGVAESGYVLLHGGASRLAQQKGLDKIYPVEKWATVLQGLQQRQPNLPIVVACGPDDGAFVGELTQAIPGLKTLSPPDIGKLAATIAAANLMLCTDSAPMHLAVALQTYTYALFGPTDPKKLLPKGDRAQGIVSPTGKIADIDPQTILDKVFS; translated from the coding sequence ATGAAAGAAATCTTGACCCTGGTTCCAGGGGGAATTGGCGACCAACTGTTGTTCTTTCCCACCCTCGAACAACTGAAGCATCACTATCCCGATTCTCAACTGAGTGTGGTGGTCGAACCCCGCGCCAAGGGGGCCTATCGCGCCAATAAGTATTTCCATGATGGTTCCCTAAACCTAATTCCCTTTGACTTCAAGGATCGCAATGGCCCCGCTGATTGGGGCAACCTGATGGGCGTTGTGCGCGATCGCGAGTATGATGCCGTCCTCTCCCTCGGCCGCCGTTGGACTGTGGGCCTACTCCTCTGGCTAACCGGGATTCCCCAGCGCGTCGGCTATGGCGAACCTGATAGCCTCTTCCTTACCCATCCCATCCCCCTCAAACCAGAACAATACGCCGCCGAGATGTATCACGACTTAGTGCGTGGCCTCGGCATTCAGTCTCCCTGTCCCCCCATGGAGGTTACCCTACTCAAAGAGGATGTGGAGTGGTCAGAACAGCAGCAACAGCAGCTTGGCGTCGCTGAGAGTGGCTATGTGCTTCTCCATGGGGGGGCAAGTCGGCTCGCCCAGCAAAAAGGATTGGATAAAATCTATCCCGTCGAGAAGTGGGCTACTGTCCTACAAGGCCTACAACAGCGACAGCCGAATCTTCCCATTGTGGTGGCCTGCGGTCCCGACGATGGGGCATTTGTTGGAGAGTTAACCCAAGCCATTCCCGGCTTAAAAACCCTCTCCCCCCCAGACATCGGTAAACTCGCCGCCACCATCGCCGCCGCCAATCTCATGCTTTGTACCGACAGTGCCCCCATGCACCTGGCCGTGGCCCTACAAACCTATACCTATGCCCTCTTCGGTCCCACCGACCCCAAAAAACTCCTCCCCAAGGGCGATCGCGCCCAAGGAATTGTCTCGCCAACCGGTAAAATAGCGGACATTGACCCCCAAACCATCCTAGACAAGGTGTTCAGCTAA